One stretch of Oscillospiraceae bacterium DNA includes these proteins:
- a CDS encoding copper amine oxidase N-terminal domain-containing protein, producing the protein MKKTLLIPLILLMIAVAVTCVPASDSTVNKSLLYDDIKITLDSREIRPADVNGNYIEPFIIEGTTYLPVRGIASSLGLSVGWDGETNTVSLTEPKNDEKSILFNDDGIKAVYNGFEVTESGVAMSFSVNNSGKKDIYFDVTVSLADGKSIEKHKEYMIISGRNVNIRHLVPGIERADKIKFIFSLKDAETQFDICSVKEFTATPDGAEPSDKKPKVSYSDPEGDITHESFEQFFKAYGEFKKGRYSKEYNFSDRHDCHTGTVSAGYSIPNKDLHFDAAVITEVYDPVQKTTAPAPVIMEINHVQGEELYKFKISSVLNGISWSADGEIKFSDMSVTSKGVKLNEEFDDIDQKYTRLESLKALDEMAEKLAKQVLDVVVKEVNNFFAEKDSRLNLEFFGLK; encoded by the coding sequence ATGAAAAAAACACTTTTAATTCCACTTATACTTTTGATGATTGCGGTGGCTGTTACGTGTGTGCCCGCCTCTGATTCAACCGTGAACAAAAGCCTTTTGTATGATGATATAAAAATCACACTTGACAGCAGGGAAATAAGGCCGGCCGACGTAAACGGTAACTATATTGAGCCCTTTATAATTGAGGGTACAACCTATCTGCCCGTACGCGGAATAGCAAGTTCACTGGGACTTAGTGTGGGTTGGGACGGCGAAACAAACACGGTAAGCCTTACAGAGCCTAAAAATGATGAAAAATCCATTCTGTTTAACGATGACGGCATAAAGGCAGTGTATAACGGATTTGAGGTTACCGAAAGCGGTGTCGCGATGTCTTTTTCTGTGAATAACTCCGGTAAGAAGGATATATATTTCGATGTGACCGTGAGCTTGGCAGACGGCAAAAGCATTGAAAAGCACAAGGAATATATGATTATAAGTGGCAGGAATGTTAATATCAGACATCTTGTCCCCGGTATTGAAAGAGCGGATAAAATCAAATTCATATTCTCTTTGAAGGATGCCGAAACACAGTTTGATATATGTTCTGTCAAGGAGTTTACCGCAACTCCTGATGGTGCCGAGCCTTCAGACAAAAAGCCAAAGGTGTCTTACAGCGACCCCGAGGGCGATATTACTCACGAAAGCTTTGAACAGTTTTTCAAGGCATACGGTGAATTTAAAAAGGGCAGATACAGCAAGGAATATAACTTCTCCGACCGCCATGACTGCCATACGGGAACGGTGAGCGCGGGTTACAGCATTCCCAATAAGGATTTGCACTTTGATGCCGCCGTTATTACCGAAGTATATGACCCTGTGCAGAAAACTACCGCTCCCGCACCTGTTATTATGGAAATCAATCATGTACAGGGCGAAGAGCTGTATAAATTTAAAATATCTTCCGTATTGAACGGTATTTCATGGAGTGCGGACGGAGAAATCAAGTTTTCCGATATGTCTGTTACAAGCAAAGGGGTTAAATTAAACGAAGAATTTGATGATATAGATCAGAAGTACACAAGATTAGAGTCGCTTAAAGCGCTGGATGAAATGGCAGAAAAGCTTGCAAAGCAGGTGCTTGATGTTGTTGTCAAAGAGGTAAACAACTTTTTTGCAGAAAAAGACTCACGCCTGAATCTTGAATTTTTCGGTCTGAAATAA
- a CDS encoding AAC(3) family N-acetyltransferase — MANVTRQDVEKAVLQLGIRKGDIVMVHSSFKSMGTVEGGAESVIGGFLDAVGTEGTLVLPAFTMKDFGNAYRDWHMNKPSDAGYLTEYFRTREGTCRSDQATHSVCAFGKMAEELTKTHGHTHKRFGNAGETPFSADSPFQKMYDNNARIVMLGVSTLYITFRHFAEYCYMEKELDSIKAHPDFQMMKDQLWAFGKKGVWPHLHNLVLTGLLNEKGLVYRSKCGNATFTSVPVREFVDLAMQRLQDYDPIVLRRCDSVWDTDAWIKWTERVREMREELK, encoded by the coding sequence ATGGCAAACGTTACAAGACAAGATGTGGAAAAGGCTGTTCTTCAGCTTGGAATAAGAAAAGGCGACATTGTTATGGTTCATTCGTCCTTCAAAAGCATGGGCACCGTTGAGGGTGGCGCGGAAAGCGTTATAGGCGGTTTCCTGGATGCTGTCGGCACCGAAGGAACTCTGGTTCTGCCGGCTTTCACCATGAAGGACTTCGGCAATGCATACAGAGACTGGCACATGAACAAGCCCTCGGATGCGGGCTATCTTACCGAGTATTTCAGGACCCGGGAGGGCACATGCCGCAGTGACCAGGCAACCCATTCCGTTTGTGCTTTCGGCAAAATGGCTGAGGAGCTCACAAAAACCCACGGTCACACTCACAAGCGCTTCGGCAATGCGGGCGAAACACCATTTTCAGCCGACTCTCCCTTTCAGAAAATGTATGATAATAATGCCAGAATCGTTATGCTGGGCGTAAGCACACTGTACATAACCTTCCGTCATTTTGCTGAATACTGCTACATGGAAAAGGAGCTTGACAGCATAAAGGCTCATCCTGATTTCCAAATGATGAAGGACCAGTTGTGGGCATTTGGAAAGAAAGGTGTATGGCCTCACCTGCACAACCTTGTATTAACCGGCTTGCTCAACGAAAAGGGACTTGTTTACCGCTCAAAATGCGGTAACGCCACCTTTACAAGCGTGCCCGTAAGAGAGTTTGTTGACCTTGCAATGCAAAGACTTCAGGACTATGACCCCATCGTTCTGCGTCGTTGTGACAGCGTGTGGGATACCGATGCCTGGATAAAGTGGACCGAGCGCGTACGTGAAATGCGGGAAGAACTCAAATAA
- a CDS encoding copper amine oxidase N-terminal domain-containing protein: MKRITLIFTVLMLTVGVVLSIASASVGNIEKTLLYDNIKITLDGEEIKPADVNGNYIEPFIIEGTTYLPVRGIASSLGLSVGWDGETNTVKLNEPLRDTLVLYDKSKIKINFKKYEYTAEGDLMLRLYVENGNSDDITLRAKHAYVNGNLIDTSFSADFSSGKKGNADIVIKAQKLKENNINYIKEIELVTDVINASTGEKFMDSGVITVSSKSAVLSERSSDEEKDKYENITHKNYVDFIKANGENVDGSFKVTHAFFEKEYENQRATLFLISLGCSDEDDNILLSVLMNREPETTGKSDNTYLDITISPDASSYSFKGKLLKAKIEGKVTADEKILTPDGWTIEKNIVENYNMGGFTTTANVSDETSKLHVATQLSDMMKLIAEHGDGIFEKYGSELSLGFFGIEK, from the coding sequence ATGAAAAGAATTACGTTAATATTCACCGTATTGATGCTTACAGTGGGCGTTGTGCTTTCTATTGCTTCGGCAAGCGTTGGAAACATTGAAAAAACTCTTTTGTATGACAACATAAAAATAACGCTTGACGGCGAAGAAATAAAGCCTGCCGATGTTAACGGTAACTATATCGAGCCTTTTATAATTGAGGGCACGACCTATCTGCCCGTCCGCGGAATAGCAAGCTCACTGGGACTTAGTGTGGGCTGGGACGGGGAAACAAACACCGTAAAACTCAACGAACCTTTGCGTGATACGCTTGTTTTATATGACAAAAGCAAAATCAAAATAAACTTCAAAAAGTACGAGTACACCGCAGAGGGTGATTTGATGCTGAGGCTTTATGTTGAAAACGGCAATTCTGATGATATTACACTGCGTGCCAAACATGCATATGTCAACGGAAATCTGATTGATACAAGCTTTTCGGCTGATTTTTCTTCCGGCAAAAAGGGTAATGCGGATATAGTAATCAAGGCACAGAAGCTTAAAGAAAATAATATAAACTATATAAAGGAAATTGAGCTTGTTACAGATGTAATAAATGCTTCGACCGGCGAAAAATTCATGGACAGCGGTGTTATAACTGTGTCATCCAAGAGTGCAGTATTAAGCGAAAGGTCTTCCGACGAGGAGAAGGATAAATACGAGAATATTACTCACAAGAACTATGTTGACTTCATAAAGGCAAACGGTGAGAATGTCGACGGCAGTTTCAAGGTAACACATGCCTTTTTTGAAAAAGAATATGAAAATCAAAGAGCCACACTGTTTTTAATATCGCTGGGCTGCAGTGATGAGGATGACAACATTCTGCTCAGCGTATTGATGAACCGTGAGCCGGAGACAACGGGAAAAAGCGATAATACATATCTTGATATTACAATATCCCCCGATGCCTCCTCATACAGCTTTAAAGGTAAATTATTAAAAGCGAAAATAGAGGGCAAAGTCACAGCGGATGAAAAAATTCTTACGCCCGATGGATGGACCATTGAAAAGAATATTGTTGAGAATTACAATATGGGCGGCTTCACCACTACGGCAAATGTGTCTGATGAAACATCCAAGCTTCATGTTGCAACTCAGCTTTCCGACATGATGAAGCTTATCGCCGAGCACGGTGACGGTATTTTTGAAAAGTACGGTTCGGAATTGTCACTGGGCTTTTTCGGAATTGAAAAATAA
- a CDS encoding nucleotide kinase, with protein MKNLYIVGGTMGVGKTAVCQQLKMNLSNSVLLDGDWCWDSNPFQVTDETKAMVTNNICYLLNNFLKCSAYENIIFCWVMHEQSIINSILEKLDTQNCEVKCVSLVADEKTLCERLAMDIERGIRSEDVIERSIARIPMYQALNTIKIDTNAKNVAMIANEIKLL; from the coding sequence ATGAAAAACTTATATATAGTCGGTGGAACAATGGGAGTTGGAAAAACCGCCGTCTGTCAGCAACTTAAAATGAATTTATCAAATAGTGTGCTTCTTGATGGTGACTGGTGCTGGGATTCCAATCCGTTCCAAGTAACCGACGAAACAAAAGCAATGGTGACGAATAATATTTGTTATTTACTCAATAATTTTCTGAAATGTTCTGCATACGAGAATATTATTTTTTGTTGGGTGATGCACGAGCAGAGTATTATCAATTCCATACTTGAGAAGCTGGATACACAGAACTGTGAGGTGAAATGCGTTTCGCTTGTAGCGGATGAAAAGACTCTGTGCGAAAGATTGGCAATGGATATAGAAAGAGGTATTCGTTCTGAAGATGTAATTGAGAGAAGCATAGCAAGAATACCGATGTATCAAGCACTCAATACCATTAAAATTGATACCAACGCCAAAAACGTGGCCATGATTGCCAATGAGATAAAGCTGTTGTAA
- a CDS encoding DUF3298 domain-containing protein translates to MKKLCLMLATALITIFFAGCNDTPDIKPDENPDNTPVISVENNSGFGLISLSKCQRFDADWGEEQPLRMVKWQNIKLSDEDAEKYPELSDALAALNNEEDEAATSQMQAFCEYTDYEGSSTLYANTEKYILRADKAVVSILGEYESYSGGAHGYYAKAGTNLSPETGEEIDLFDVVTDKDALYTLIFGYLLENYEGEFYEEKREDLYEHFDNGLNWSIDYNKINIYFNPYEIASYAAGLIEFELWFDEHPEMIDKKYTDAPSSYAVELSNFKEFKFDRDKSDGKRDVILAGSYGSEDYQCDRLAISLNLRECTEDELYGVQFTPVLVCLEGKYYLYGEIGTENGSNYINVYDLNGSGVKKIKTVELGFKKLSDYENNEYGGYYRDIPSNPSNMKLERYIYLLDTPNTAYKTYSINKTTALLETDDEYFTINEDNGEKITLCDIEVQMLPDGEILTLPVGTTLMPLYTDGSSYVDFIFEAGQRCRVDIQSHDGINTINGKDVSDCFADKY, encoded by the coding sequence ATGAAAAAACTATGCCTTATGCTTGCTACGGCTCTTATTACAATATTTTTTGCAGGGTGTAACGACACGCCGGATATTAAGCCTGATGAAAATCCCGACAACACCCCTGTAATAAGTGTGGAAAATAACAGCGGTTTCGGACTTATATCACTTTCCAAGTGTCAGCGGTTTGATGCCGATTGGGGCGAAGAACAACCTCTTCGCATGGTAAAATGGCAGAATATCAAGCTCTCGGACGAGGATGCTGAAAAGTACCCCGAGCTTAGCGATGCACTTGCTGCATTGAATAATGAAGAAGATGAGGCCGCTACTTCCCAGATGCAAGCTTTCTGTGAATACACAGATTATGAAGGCTCTTCAACGCTGTATGCGAACACCGAAAAATACATTCTCCGTGCAGATAAAGCGGTTGTCAGTATTCTCGGAGAATACGAAAGCTATTCGGGCGGTGCTCACGGATATTACGCAAAAGCAGGCACGAATCTAAGTCCCGAAACAGGTGAAGAAATAGACCTTTTCGATGTTGTAACAGATAAGGATGCTCTTTACACGCTGATTTTCGGTTATCTCCTTGAAAATTACGAGGGCGAGTTTTACGAAGAAAAACGCGAGGATTTGTATGAGCACTTTGACAATGGGCTTAATTGGTCAATTGACTACAACAAGATAAATATATATTTTAACCCTTATGAAATCGCTTCTTATGCGGCAGGGCTTATCGAGTTTGAGCTGTGGTTTGACGAGCATCCCGAAATGATAGACAAGAAGTATACAGATGCTCCCTCATCGTATGCCGTTGAACTTTCGAATTTCAAAGAGTTCAAATTTGACAGAGATAAAAGCGACGGTAAGCGTGATGTTATCCTTGCAGGCAGTTACGGCTCGGAGGATTACCAGTGCGACCGGCTTGCAATAAGCTTAAATCTCAGAGAATGCACCGAAGACGAACTTTACGGAGTACAATTTACACCCGTACTTGTCTGTCTTGAAGGAAAATATTATCTTTACGGTGAAATCGGAACGGAAAACGGCTCTAATTATATAAATGTTTACGACCTCAACGGAAGCGGAGTTAAAAAAATCAAAACCGTTGAGCTTGGTTTCAAAAAGCTTTCCGACTACGAAAACAACGAATACGGCGGTTATTACAGAGATATTCCGAGTAACCCTTCCAATATGAAGCTTGAACGCTATATTTATCTTCTCGATACCCCCAATACCGCGTACAAGACTTACAGCATAAACAAGACAACGGCACTTCTCGAAACAGATGACGAATACTTTACAATTAACGAAGATAACGGCGAAAAAATTACGCTTTGCGATATAGAGGTGCAGATGCTGCCTGACGGCGAAATACTCACACTCCCGGTAGGTACAACACTTATGCCGCTTTATACCGATGGTTCGTCTTACGTTGATTTCATTTTTGAAGCAGGGCAGAGATGCCGTGTGGATATCCAATCCCACGACGGCATAAATACCATAAACGGCAAAGATGTCAGTGATTGCTTTGCAGATAAGTATTAA
- a CDS encoding GNAT family N-acetyltransferase, giving the protein MEIIRLENKDNEIFDKVVEWNYNWWGQKTGKTMEQVRYLFEHSICKDRLPQTFVALVDGKAAGMYQLSMTDDLFGRPDIYPWLLNVYVDESFRGQNICRELMLTVAQNAKNAGIKELFLYTSHVGLYEKFGWEFVEEVRTFDEKSPFDRLYKLEIK; this is encoded by the coding sequence ATGGAAATAATAAGACTTGAAAATAAAGACAATGAAATATTTGACAAAGTGGTTGAATGGAACTATAATTGGTGGGGTCAAAAGACCGGTAAAACCATGGAGCAGGTGAGATATCTGTTCGAGCATTCCATCTGTAAAGACCGTTTGCCACAGACCTTTGTTGCACTTGTTGACGGTAAGGCGGCAGGTATGTATCAGCTGTCCATGACGGATGATTTGTTTGGCAGACCTGATATATATCCATGGCTTCTCAATGTTTATGTAGATGAGTCTTTCAGAGGACAGAACATTTGCCGTGAGCTTATGCTGACTGTTGCACAAAACGCCAAAAACGCGGGAATTAAAGAGCTGTTCCTTTATACAAGCCATGTAGGGCTTTACGAGAAGTTCGGTTGGGAATTTGTAGAAGAGGTAAGAACCTTTGACGAAAAATCTCCCTTTGACAGACTGTATAAGCTGGAAATCAAATAA
- a CDS encoding small, acid-soluble spore protein, alpha/beta type, giving the protein MTALQRMCLRHSIKIQGDFIMNNKRLVPEAKEAMDKFKMEAASDEDVTDTY; this is encoded by the coding sequence TTGACGGCTTTGCAAAGAATGTGTCTGAGACACTCAATTAAAATTCAAGGAGATTTTATCATGAACAACAAGAGACTTGTTCCCGAAGCTAAGGAAGCTATGGATAAATTCAAGATGGAAGCCGCAAGTGATGAGGATGTCACCGATACATATTAA